A genomic region of Lysinibacillus sp. 2017 contains the following coding sequences:
- the rbsC gene encoding ribose ABC transporter permease: MAKNKELIAKLGPFIGLLLLIVILTILNPSFLSVNNLLNVLRQVSISALIAFGMTFVILTGGIDLSVGSTLGLTGAVVATLLASGTDPLLAMLAALILGLILGAVNGVIITKGKVAPFIATLATMTIYRGLTLVYTDGRPVSGLGDSLSFQLFGKGYFFGIPVPVVTMIISFAILYFILHKTTFGRRVYAVGGNEEASKLSGINPDRIKIAVYAITGLLASISALIITSRLNSAQPTAGESYELDAIAAVVLGGTSLTGGKGWIFGTLVGALIIGVLNNGMTLIGVSSFFQQVVKGIVILLAVLMDRKKTA; the protein is encoded by the coding sequence ATGGCTAAAAATAAAGAATTAATCGCCAAACTTGGACCGTTTATCGGCTTACTATTATTAATCGTCATTTTAACGATTTTAAATCCAAGTTTTTTATCAGTAAATAACTTATTAAACGTATTACGACAAGTATCAATTAGTGCATTAATCGCATTCGGTATGACATTTGTTATCTTAACAGGAGGAATCGATTTATCTGTTGGTTCGACTCTTGGTTTGACAGGAGCTGTTGTTGCAACATTACTTGCTTCAGGAACAGATCCACTTTTAGCAATGCTAGCAGCGCTTATTTTAGGGTTGATTTTAGGTGCTGTTAATGGTGTCATCATTACAAAAGGGAAAGTGGCCCCATTCATCGCAACATTAGCAACAATGACAATTTATCGTGGCTTAACTCTAGTTTATACAGATGGTCGTCCAGTATCAGGTTTAGGCGATTCTCTTTCATTCCAACTGTTCGGTAAAGGTTATTTCTTTGGTATTCCAGTACCGGTCGTAACAATGATTATTTCGTTTGCTATTCTATATTTCATTTTACACAAAACAACTTTTGGACGTCGTGTTTATGCGGTTGGTGGCAACGAAGAAGCTTCAAAATTATCAGGTATTAACCCAGATCGCATTAAAATTGCAGTTTATGCAATTACAGGTTTATTAGCATCAATTTCTGCATTAATCATTACATCACGTTTAAACTCAGCACAACCTACAGCAGGTGAATCGTATGAATTAGATGCTATCGCAGCAGTAGTATTAGGTGGTACAAGTTTAACTGGTGGTAAAGGATGGATTTTCGGTACATTAGTGGGTGCTTTAATTATTGGGGTACTTAATAACGGGATGACACTTATCGGTGTTTCATCATTCTTCCAACAAGTTGTAAAAGGGATTGTTATCTTATTAGCGGTATTGATGGATCGTAAAAAAACAGCATAG
- the rbsB gene encoding ribose ABC transporter substrate-binding protein RbsB, whose protein sequence is MKKWSFLVMAAAISIVLAACSMEPGFPTKDKSSKVAPKETSEHSIGLSISTLNNPFFVTLSDSAEEKAKENGVKITVSDAQDDASKQASDVENLIQKGVDLIIINPVDSSSVATAVESANAANIPVITVDRTSDGGDVVAHIASDNVAGGELAGEYLMTLIEEGSEVAMLEGVAGSSAANDRGQGFLNIVDDKVKLVASQTANFNRTEGLTVMENILQANPNVKAVFAQNDEMALGALEAITAARKDVIIIGFDATDDAVAKVKAGTLAATVAQQPTLIGEKAIEAAIKILAGETVDANIPVDLELIKK, encoded by the coding sequence ATGAAAAAGTGGTCTTTTTTAGTAATGGCAGCGGCCATTTCCATTGTACTTGCAGCTTGTTCAATGGAACCGGGTTTTCCAACAAAGGATAAAAGCTCAAAAGTAGCTCCAAAAGAAACTTCTGAACACTCGATTGGTTTATCAATTTCAACATTAAACAACCCATTCTTTGTAACTTTAAGCGATTCTGCTGAAGAAAAGGCGAAAGAAAATGGTGTGAAAATTACAGTTTCTGATGCACAAGATGATGCCTCAAAACAAGCATCTGACGTAGAAAATTTAATTCAAAAAGGCGTTGACTTAATCATCATCAACCCTGTGGATTCGTCTTCTGTAGCAACAGCTGTTGAATCAGCAAATGCAGCAAATATTCCAGTAATTACAGTTGACCGTACTTCTGATGGTGGCGATGTAGTTGCACATATCGCTTCAGATAATGTAGCTGGTGGTGAACTTGCTGGTGAATATTTAATGACATTAATTGAAGAGGGTTCTGAAGTAGCTATGCTTGAAGGTGTTGCGGGTTCTTCTGCTGCCAATGACCGTGGTCAAGGATTCTTAAATATTGTGGATGACAAAGTAAAGTTAGTTGCTAGCCAAACAGCAAACTTCAACCGTACAGAAGGTTTAACAGTAATGGAAAATATTTTACAAGCAAATCCAAATGTTAAAGCAGTATTTGCACAAAATGATGAAATGGCTTTAGGCGCATTAGAAGCAATTACAGCTGCACGTAAAGATGTGATTATTATCGGTTTCGATGCAACGGATGATGCTGTAGCAAAAGTTAAAGCAGGTACGTTAGCTGCAACTGTGGCTCAGCAACCAACATTAATTGGTGAAAAAGCAATCGAAGCAGCTATTAAAATTTTAGCTGGTGAAACAGTGGATGCCAATATTCCAGTTGATTTAGAATTAATTAAAAAATAA